TGAGCCACGTGGCTGGCCTGGCAAGCTGCTCATTGCCCTCTGTTTCACTCATTTTCTGAACACGGCCGACGATGTAGTCGAGAGACCAAGTGCCCTGCCGCAGATTTTGGCACAGAGGATGGGCGAGGTTGTTCTCCCGAATGATGCTCTTCATGAGACTCCACCATCCCTGCAATCCGGCGTAAACCAGCTTTCCATGGCCTGGGACATTGTATGTACCGTCACGCCCACCATTCGAGTCAAGCTCTTCAGCCTCGCACCTGTACATTAAAAAGTTCAAGTCAATGAGGTTCAACTGGCTCCAAGCTGCTTTTGCACCTGATGTGACATATGTGTCGAGGCCAGTAGAATGCTCCGCGGCAGGAATCCACGTCTCGAAAAGTGCAATGCTTCCAGGAGGGAAGTTGTCCCGCACAGTTAGAACGGTGTCCTCGCCCTGCGAGTCCACATCGACGCCAGCGATATCTATGACACGGCTTGGGAGACCAACTAGGAAATGGCTGTCATTGACGGCTTTTGCTGTTGCTTCTGCGCTGGCATCCACCTCTAGAGTCCAACTTCCTAGGTGCTGGGCTCGAGTTCCCGCCAAATGGACTGGAGTCAAAgcaccattgccattgccgtaGCCAGGAAATGCGGTGTGAGCAATTAAAAAGTATCCTTTTCGCGATTCAGGATGAACTCGGTGCACAGTAATGTATTCTTCCTCGTGGTGGATGTGCGTCTCGTCGTAGCCATCTTTGCCCATTAGTGTATGAATTTGATTTAGTAACTTCTTTACTCCAGCAATTCCGTTCTTTCCTCGACCAACTTTGATGGGACCGGACCTAGATGATTCTGACGTATACAAGCGAGTTTCGCTGACGAGGTCTATGAGCCTGGGATACACTTCATCGTATCCCATGACGGAGCCTGTGGCACTGGAGCACATGCTGACAAGTGCCGCATTAGGAAGGGTGTCTCGAGCATCTCGTTTCTGAGCTGGCGTTTCATTATCGTGAGTACAATCCATGAAGAGGGCGTGCACTGGCGTAGGTTTGATTCGCCGTATAACTTCTCTAGTAAGGTCTCGCCCGCTTTCCGAGTCTGGTGACGGCGATGGGTCACCATGGGCGATTTCGTCAACCTCGAAACTGCCAATTGGGCGACCACCGTGGCGATGAACCAGTCGACTGAGCTCAGCGGTGCTCCATGCTTGCATAGCCTCTCGAATGAGCGAGCTGAGTCCGAGTCGCTTTACGAACACGTAGTCAGTGTCTTCGGAACCGCTAAATAATTCAGCCACGACATATAGGTCTGGCCGCACGCGGCGTGCTTCGTCGAGAATGTGCTCAGCAACATGAATCGGCGTTGAATGACAATTGTCTATGCGCAGACCAGCAAAATAAGTTGCTAATTTACGAGCATACTCCGTCATGTGCTTCCAAAGCCAAGGGCTATCGTCCGGCTTCGAACCATACCGCAGCTTGACACAGTCACCCCAAACGATGACTTCGCGTCGCAAGTATACCCGTGAGTCAGGGCCGGCATTGTCTATCAGCGCATTGCCGCCCCATACCCAGCCATTGTTCACTACCATCAAATCTCGCGGGTCATGCTTTGACGTCGTACCATTCTTAGGCAGACGTGTAAAGTATGTTTCTATCAGCGGGTTTTCATCGTTTATAGGACCAAGTTTGGGACCGTGATCGTCCAGACGAACATATTTTATGCGGTTGTATAGTTGTTCAAGAATTTCCTTTATGTCGCCATCGTACTCTTCGTACAATGGGACATTCAATGCATGTAGGATCTCTACCATTTTTAAGCGGGCCGCCGCCTTGTCTGCAGAGTTCGACGACTCGCCTTCGTATCGGCCAAGGGAGAATGCGAGCAAACTTGCCGCTATATTAGGATCGACCCTTCTTCTGAATCGTTCACCTAGGCGATCCTTGCCCAAGAGCGCAAACTTTCGGAGGAAATCGGCCTGTTGAGTGACGCTGGAATCCCTAAGCTGTTCAACCGCTTCTCGAATGCTCTCTGTATCTTGAGGCGTATACGTCCCTGTCCCAGCCCATGTGTCCACAGCAGCGTCAGCATCTCGTTCCACGTCAAGTGCATAATATTCCCAAAGACGAATCTTTGCGATGACCTCTGTTTTAATAGCTTCCATGATCAGAAGGAGATCTTCGGGTGATTTTGGATCAGTCGGTAGGCCAAGAGATTGCAACTTTGAGCTCAGCTCTAGCAATTTGGAATCGAGTTCGTACGCAGACTCTAGCCATGGCGCAGTTGAAAGGTTATAGCCAGCTTCCGGGTGCTCTTGGAGCCATTTTGAATTATGCGCGGTATGATTGAGTACGATGTCCGTCAAGCTCAGCAGGGAATTGTCCTTCTCCAAGCTTTGGATCAGTTTCCCAACGTCGCTCTCGCCATTGGGAAAGCAACCAGAGTCCCAGCCGAGTTGATCGTACAAGCTGTATGGGGAGTTGGACGATCCTCGGACTTGCAGGGGCGTAAAATGAATCATATTATAACCTCGATCGCTTATACCTCGCAAGTGACTATCCCAGTCGGTAGGGTACTTGCCCATGAATTTACTGATGACAGAGAATACCGACAGCGCGGGCAGCGGGAGTGGGCGTCCGTCCAAACGCAGCCGTGGCGCAACATCTATGTAGTAAGTCGGTGTTCTTTTCAACTGGTTCGAGGCTTGCGAGGCCGCCTCAGAAATACGCGGTTCGAGGCTCGGCAGCTCGGCATAGGTGGTATAGAAGGCATAGGCTCCTGGTTGGTGGATCTGGATAGATATCTCGATTGTGCGATTGAAGTCGGGTGTTAGCCTGACAGCGGTTAATACACAGGTCAATTGAGTCATTGGGCCATGCGGGAGCTCAGCAAATCACACACTTGAACTCTCTGAAGCTATCGCGACGAAACTCCCTGCCCTTCTCGGGGATATTGACCCAGaggctgccatggcgacatATTGACGAAGTGCCCTCAATGGCAAACCTGAGAGTCACAGGATCATTGGACAATGGCGCAATGTAGATGTACTGTTTCTCGACATCGGGAGAGCCGTCATCGTGGAGCGGTAGCAGATATACCTGGGTGGTTGTCATGGTGCCTGGGCTCATGGTGTAAAAGGAAGGAGGGGGGCCACGGTTGCTGCCCCGCGCCAGAAAGGACTTGGGCGGGACTGGTAATCGACGTCAGAGGCTCACACGCAGAGATCAGAGCGCTGTTGGCGGTCGACATGTGGTTCGGTATCCACCAGAGCTCCGTGATCTCTTCTGCAGCTGAATGTTTGCCGCGGGACAGATCAGCGAGACGTCAAAGGTCGGTGATGACAAGTGAAAAGGTTAAGCAACAGAGTAGCAGCGCGCCTAGCACAACAGGCCGGCCCTCTAAATCGAAAAGGGGCGCAAGGGTGGTTACCAGCTCCCGAGATGGGTTGAGCTAAATTTTTTTGATGGCGGCACCCAAGCGTGGGCGATGTTGAGGAAGTGGTGTGCGGCCTGGCTGTTTATGGACATGTTTGAATGGAAAGGAACGAAGAAATCAAAGCAGTGACTCGCAACCGGTCTGCTGACCGGCCATTCGTCATCCATGCCTCAATATGTGCAATAAACCAGACGTAATGAACCAGACTAGTTACCGATTTTGCCTCAGCTTTTTCGATCGTGATGGAATCGGTAGTGAGGTGACCTGGGTATTCGGTTCCTTAGAGGGCAGGATGCTGCGGACCAGGTACACCCACTGTAACTATCCCCACAATAAGTCATAGAACCCAGCTTCGAATCGCCGACAACTCCGGCGGCGTCTTGTCATCGTGTGTAAGCATGACATGAGACATGGGCGAACATTAAACACGTTGGTCGTCGTGGCACCTAATATCTGGGGTATCCTGGGCTGAATTGGAGCTATTACCCAATTTCGACTCAAGTTCTGTATTGGACATATTGTGATTATAAAGCACACAGTCTTGTCCAAACCCAACCGCTTCCTATTTGACGAGATGTATATATCGGCCCATCGGGGGTAATTCTtccgaacattgaatccattATAAACCATGCCAATCGCCCACCTGGTAGCCCCGTCAATCTCTTCCTTTGGTACATATGGCCCAAACCGCCATTTGCCAAGCCCCGAGTCTCGTCAAAGTTGCCGCCACGGTTGGCGTAGAATGTACCGTCGACGAGTCTGGAGGCAAACATCGGATCCTAGGTGGTTTCCCGACTTCATGATCCCCATATCACCCTCATATCTCTTACCCTGCGGCCCATACTCCATAATTCAGTCGGCGTCGATGGTGTCCATACCATGGTTACGCTGTcaagcatcaattgatgcctcTTTGCGACACCAGGAAGCTGGAAATGAACAGAGGCTTGTTGCGCCAGTTTGACAGCGTTGGAGACGTGTCGGTTTCATCTTCAGGAAGCTCCTTTGAGGCCTAGGAGAGCCTTCGTAGCGGGACCGCGCTGTTGATTCTGGTCTTGCCGTCATTGATCAAAGTGACTTTTTCGTCTTGAAATCGAAACCGTACCAGCACGGGCCCACGGCCAATGAAGATTCCTAGCAAAATGAAGAGCACATGGCGATCCAAGAGGAGACACCTTGTTCCTCAATGAGCTCGATGCCGGGAATGACACCCGGACAAGTTCTCTGCCATGTCAGTTTGAGTAGAGACGTGAGGCCTAAGGGTTTGACAGCACCTACATCTACAATAGCTACCTTCTCAATCCGAGACGACTTTTCCTCCTTCACCGCAAGAAGAGAGTTATATATCCGACTCAGAGTTGTCATCTTCTGCGACGTTCGTCCGTAGTTACTCCAGGGCCGCTGCTTGCCGACACACGACATTCAAGGCACATTACAGTATGGAAGTAGGAATGTGAGAAGTAAAGGGTAGAGTAAAAGACGAAATTCGTATCGCTCGATTCTCGCATGATATCTATACTGAGCGTCCGGGTTCATGTGTTTATACCTATGCAGTGCCGTTCCAGTGTCAAAATAAAGTTGTGCCGTTACATAGCTCTCGTAGACAGAGCCTCCGCGCTAGCAGTGCTACTCCCTCTTATAAGGTCTGCAGTGATATCTTTTTAATGGACTAGAGGTCCCGGCAAGATGCATTCATCTGAAACATGCAGCTTCATCCCCTTGTTGGGACGATCATTGCCCTCCAGGCTCTCGTGAAGCGACATAAAGGGACCCTGCAAAATCCAGTTCTTACCCTCATTGACTTTGGCGTGGTTTGTTTTCTTGACACATGTGCAGAACCATTGTGTCAATACGCCCAAGTCTCCTGTCAGGGTTAGGGTCTGGGCAAGCAACTTGCCTTTCCACACCATGCAATTACCATTGATAGCTTATTTATTTGCTCTCTGCCTCTCTGCCACGAAATCATGACTGAAAGTCAACTCTGCCATCAGTCGACCATTCGCAAAGAGGAGTACGTCGAAACTTGAGTCATGGAATTCCCCTTTTAATGTAAATGAATGACTTGCCATATATGCTTTTCAGTGTACTGCTGCCTATGGTCTCTTGTCCGTCATATCCTTGCTTGATACGGTTACTCTCACACCTGACTCACCACGCTTCACCGTGTTTCTTCCAGTGCTGGCAACGTTATTGGTTCCCTTCTCCATTACACTGGATCctgatgatgacggtccGGATTCAAGATCAGTTTCACCTACGCCCTGATCCTCTTGCACTTTGGGTTCGTCAGCAAAAGCCAAGCCCTTATCCTTGATCAAAAATGTTCCCAAGAAACATATTCCCACAAGTGGAACTTGTAGAACAAAAACAGCGTAGCTCGCGGACATGTAAGCGTCAAGGACACTAGATGGAATACCGCCAGGTACATCAGGCAAGTCAAAGCTGGAGTGGCCTAGGTATGCATATTCTGGAGGCAAGGAATTTCGAAGTACCACTTGCAGAACGGCAGCTGATATAGCCAACCCAGCCGCACCACCTGAGCAGCGGTTAAAGTTTCTGTTGGATATGATGACAGCCCGTCTCGATTTTGGGGAATGGGCTTGGAGGGCAACCAAGGTTGGCTGTAACACTAATCCGACACCGATGCCAAGAATGATTAGAGGTGCGACGATTGCACCGGGGTTCGTTTGTCGGTCGTATATGAGAGTGAGTCCAGCGCCGCTGTGATATGTTAGCCAAACGTCCCCAGTTCATCCGTGAAAGGGAGAACAAACAGCAACCACAGCCCAAAGCCACACTTAATAACAATTCCGTATCTCTTATATCGCGCGATCCAGTAGCCAGCTAGGATGCCAGATACGCTTTGAATTCCGACCGTGGGACAGAAGATGAGGGCCGATGTCATGATGGAGAACTGGCGCGCGTTTTGCAAATACAACGGGACGTAGTAAACGAATGATTGATAGACAAGTCCGAGAAGGAAGGTCTGAATGAGAATCACAACGATGACGGGGTTTTTAAACATGGAGACTGTGATGATAACAGATCAGTCACTGCTTGGAAATGGGTTGAAAGATGTGCATGTAGCCACTCACTCGGCATCATTGGCAAAGCGGCCACTTTCCATTCAATAATGACAAAGGCGATAAAAAACAAGGTGCCAATAGCTAGCATAGCGATAACCATGGGCGAGTCCCATGGAAAGTACGCTCCTCCTATACCACTCATTAGCGACGGGGGCAATAGCTGACGACATATTGTGAGAAACATACCTCCAGAGATGGGAAtcaacaagaagatgacggcgacggAGGAAGTAAATAGCCCCAGCCAGTCGACTTTCTTCATACTCTCTGTGAAACCAGCAGTAGGAGGCTTGGACGGCAGAAAGATGATGGCAACGAGACAACTCAGCGCACTCAGAGGAGCCAGCAGATAAAAGAAGCCACGCCAAGTATACCTGGACACAAACGCAGCAGCAATAAAAGGGCCCGTGGCACTGCCCACGCCGACCATACTAGAGATGATGCCCTGATATTTACCTCGTTCTTCCAAGGTCACAACGTCCGAGACGATAATCATGCTCAAGTTGACGATGCCACCACCTCCAATGCCCGCAACGCCACGGAAGATGTAAAACATGGTCACATTTCGGCTCATTCCACACATCAAATCTGCCAAAGCAAGCAGAGCCACGGCAGTAACGTAGATGTTTTTCCGTCCGAAAATGTCAGACAGCCGGCCGTAGAGCATGGTAAATGTCGTATTCGCTATCAGAGACGAGGTGCCTGCCCAGGATATAGTGTCCTTGGCGTTCAACTCGGCCGCAATGGTGGGCAGGGCAGTCGATATTCCATTCTGATCAATGAAGGATATCATGGACGGAATGGCAAGCACACATAAAACAGGGATGAGTTTCCGCCGAGGCAATAAGTTTGCCTGGTCATGGAGGACCCTTTCGGCCGCTGTGAGTTCGGACATGGTGGAATGCTTCAGcagtagaagaagaagaaaaagagcaCTCGCCACAAGACTCGGTTGGCTCACATCGAAACACTATACGGGACCAAGTCGAAGGAAATATCTGTCTTTTTTGTATTCTTCCTCATCTTGCACAATGTGTTCCATAGAATCTCTGTCACTTACACACTGCCTACAGGGGCTGGTGAGAATATCCAAAGACCACGGCCCCCGGCAACCACCCCTGGCAGATGCATATGCCCTACGACGACAGAGGCCGTAGTGCCTCATTTGGATGTCGGTACAAGGACGCCTGATGGCCCCCAACCCGGCAGTAGGGCCTTGGCATCATGGAGTCGTGGGACAGAGATTATTGCTCCCCCGATTGGGCTGTGCGGCGGCATGGAGACGGCCAACATCCACACCACCCCTTCAAATCATGGTAGCGCTCTGGGTTTGCTGCTGAGATAAGAGTTTGACTCTATAGTTACACTGATAACCTAGTGCGAAAGGTAGCgaccaaaaaaagaatgaaAACTCGACCTTTTCCCCAATGTGACGTGATGAAGCTGGCATGTGTGGATATCGCGAGTTGATAGGTTGTGAGAGCTTTGACCTCTGGGCAGCAACTCTGGAAAAGTGGTAACCCGTCCCCCGTAGAATCCACATTACGTGGCCTTCAGTGTTGATGAAAGAGGATTCGGTGACGGAAGCTATCCCCCCGTGTTGCGACTCTGCCATTTGAGAGGTTGTGCATGTTCCAGCCCTCAGGCAACGAACGAGTGGCGAGCACTCGGCAACTAAGGTTCTAGTTAAGGTTCCGTGAGTGATGGTACAACGTGAGAGTCCCACATAAAAAGTTCTAGGGCGAGTTCTGTTCCTGAACTGGACTGCCGACTTTTCATTGGCCTCTCGTCGAGcctatgtatgtatcttATCGACATCTCACATCTCACATCGCCCATCGCCCATCTCGCATCCTTGTAGGTGGCATGTCCTGGCAAATCGACACATGTAGGCAGACTGTGTGCCCCAAGCACGCATGTGAACCGGCCGATGACGATGTGCGTTGCGGCTATTTGCAATCCTGGATTGCTGGGCATCTATGAACCTTGAGCCTTGGCAGATATCCTTGATCGGACAACTTTGGTCCTCGGTCCCCCTGGCTTTCAACGGGACGCGTCGCAACCAAATTCGGCCAATCTCTGTCTTCTCGCCGCAAACTACTGCTACTGGTCCTGAACGGGGAGATCTACCACATCTACATCGCAGTTTGACAGAATgacccaccagacagcacatCTCCTCATACGTACATACGTACAGGACCCCATCAGATGTATAATGTTTCATCGTTCATCCGTGGTATCGTCGCCTCCACCTTCGATATCCAGTGTGCGTGCCACTTCATCTGCGGCAATAACGCCCAGATGACGAACAACGCCTCAACCTATCCCAATGCCAGGGGTATGGATATGTTTTGCCAACAGTTTGCCTGCTACTACGACAATCGCACCCGGAAACAGCGGCTCggtgaaaaaaaagaaaaaagaaaacagaCCTACCAAAGGACTACAGCAGCTGATACGGCAAACGTCGGGACTTTCCAGAAAAGGGACGCCATCGAGTAGCCTGCAATCGTCATTCGCTCACCTGCAGAGAACAAAAGTTAAAAACGTCGCAAAGGAGCGAAGTCAAATAAGAGGGCCAGGGGAACCGAGATATCACCCAGGACGTCGCGTAAACAGCTCAAAACGACTCGACCGATAGTCACAACCGCCGCCCAGATAACGCTGGGAACAAAACCTAGTTTGCAATCCCCTCTCCGCCGAGGCCTGCTTCGTGAGCTCTGCGATCCAACTGCTAACTGAAACATGTTTCGTCTATCCTATTATATTTAGCATCACCGAGCCTCAGTTACAGGAGATGTGACTGACACCTTTGGCACCCGTGCGGACAAGCAAGACGATAGACATGAGCCATGTTGCCCTGTTCTTTGCTGCGTTGGCAGTGCCATCACTCCAATGACATGCTGTTATCCTCTGATTTGGGCAATCGGAGCTTGTCCGACATCTCTGGCCAAAACATGTACCATCATGCTGGTGACGAGTTCCAAAATGGCTCCGCCTACAAGGGTGTTGTAGAAATAGTTCCATCGGGCACCGGCATTGATGATCTGCCTGGCCGCAAGTGGGCTCAATGTGGCACTGTCAAGTCAGGTCATCACTACATTCGCGCAAGGGCATGAAAACGGGTAACATCTCCGACGGCAAACGAGCCCTCGCTTGAGCCTTATACGATTCCACAGCATGGAACCCTCCAAGCATCCTCACCAGAGGGGATGCAAGTCGGCCATTTCCGCTATCCATGCACCCTAGGCTGCATCTACCTAACCCGTTTCCGAGACTGGTTGTGGTGTAGGCGGCGGGCGAGTAATACAGGGCACGGCGGATGGAAAGATATAACGAGATAGGGAGGGAGGCGGCACAAtgggccgacggcggcgatcTTTGTTGTCTGTACGACGTGTGCATCTGGCGAACTAGGTAGGTTGCGGCGGTATAGCCCTCGAAAGGGGCCAGGAGGATAGGCAATACGACTGTAGGAAGCAGTCTGCAATCTTGTCAGAGATGGAAACTATTAGCCCTGTGGATCGAAGGAGGCAACTCAACTCGAGACGGGGGGTCATCTGTCCAAGACTCTCATAGagatgccattgacggctGTCGTGTTCAACCATCAGGCATTGATGCCTTCTTGAAACCTGTTTTACCAACACCATCGTTGCATCACACGCTCCCACAAACGCAAATGTAGGGAATGTTGCTGCGAGGCGTCCATTGTTCCACCTTTGCCTCGCAGATACAACTTGACTCTTGCGGTTGACCCAGACGCAAACTGCGTCATTCATCCATCTCCTCGCATACAAGGAGACAGCTCGGACTGCTACTCTCGAGGAGCCAGTTCCATTTCGGTTGTTGACATGGATGTTGTACAAGTTTTACTCTATTGCCACAACTCGAGATCGGGGCTGCCCCCTGCCCCTACGATATCAGACGCCGTCCGGATCTCTCTGACGCGTCAAATAAACCCACAATTCGGCAACGACTACGGGGTAATGTGAAAGAGGTATCCCCTATAAACTTGGTGATCAACGTCGAAAAAGAGGCTTGCTTCGCTATTGGACAAGACTAGTTCAACACTCATCGCTTAGAACTGAGTGTTTCCAAGTTCGGCTTGCCGTATTAGTCGACCAACGCGGGACATCCTAATGGAGATTGTCAGCCCAGTGCCTGTTTTTCATCTACTCCGCATGACAGGTTCAGATCTTCGCAGTTGGATCTGAGCAACGAAATCTGACTGCCTGTCCCTTCCTACCAAGTTGAGGTCTCGGCCAGCGTGCGGTCTGACAAGTTGTGTGCGCCTCGTCAACCCTACCGTCCGCTTACACGCAGCACACTCTCAGAACTAGTATCAGATGAGTTTCCCCCGGCAGTCTCCATCTAATCGCCCGAATGAGTCAAACTTCTGCCTTGGGGAGTCCCAACAGAGTTTAGTGCTTACCCtgtgtatgtacggagtacaggcGGCGTCGTTCTGCCGACGCCACGGACAGGGCTCAACTTTGTCAATCCGATCTGCCGGGGGAGACGAGCATCAACTAAAGGCGTCATCATCACGACAAGCTCGTACAAAGGCAAGCCGTGATTTTGGAATTTCCCTTACAATTGACAACTTTGTTCAAAGACTGAATATGCCCTTCTGATTATGCATCTCCACATATCGTCCACATTGTTATTGCCGCTGGGCTCGTTGGCATCCGTTGCCAGCGGCAAGTTGCTCAAACCACAAACAAACACATTCAACTCCAACTTCACTCTCACCGATGAGCAAATTGCCCCTCTGAACTTGTCATCCTCCGCAGCCAACAATATCAATGTTGCTGCGCAATTTGAACGTTCCAACTGGGCCACCGGTTCCGTCTTTGGCGATCCGTTTTACACCCATCTCCCGCCAAACGCCacatccgccgccgccggctccgTCTTAAAAGCCCAAGAGTTCACAAACACGTCCAGTTACACGCTCGCCCCAGCCCTCGCCCTGTCGCGCATCGTATACCAATCCAAGACTCTAAACGGAACTCTCGTGCCGGTATCAGCATATATCCTGTGGCCATACATGCCCCGAGGAGGTGGTTTGGTCGCACCTCTTGTATCTTGGGGCCACGGCACCACAGGCATATACGCAGAATGCGCACCATCTCACATTCGCAGCCTCTCGTTCCACTTCTCCGGTCCGTACAGTCTTGCGCTAGCTGGCTATGCCGTCGTGGGAACGGAT
The DNA window shown above is from Metarhizium brunneum chromosome 1, complete sequence and carries:
- the GDB1 gene encoding Glycogen debranching enzyme, which encodes MSPGTMTTTQVYLLPLHDDGSPDVEKQYIYIAPLSNDPVTLRFAIEGTSSICRHGSLWVNIPEKGREFRRDSFREFKLTPDFNRTIEISIQIHQPGAYAFYTTYAELPSLEPRISEAASQASNQLKRTPTYYIDVAPRLRLDGRPLPLPALSVFSVISKFMGKYPTDWDSHLRGISDRGYNMIHFTPLQVRGSSNSPYSLYDQLGWDSGCFPNGESDVGKLIQSLEKDNSLLSLTDIVLNHTAHNSKWLQEHPEAGYNLSTAPWLESAYELDSKLLELSSKLQSLGLPTDPKSPEDLLLIMEAIKTEVIAKIRLWEYYALDVERDADAAVDTWAGTGTYTPQDTESIREAVEQLRDSSVTQQADFLRKFALLGKDRLGERFRRRVDPNIAASLLAFSLGRYEGESSNSADKAAARLKMVEILHALNVPLYEEYDGDIKEILEQLYNRIKYVRLDDHGPKLGPINDENPLIETYFTRLPKNGTTSKHDPRDLMVVNNGWVWGGNALIDNAGPDSRVYLRREVIVWGDCVKLRYGSKPDDSPWLWKHMTEYARKLATYFAGLRIDNCHSTPIHVAEHILDEARRVRPDLYVVAELFSGSEDTDYVFVKRLGLSSLIREAMQAWSTAELSRLVHRHGGRPIGSFEVDEIAHGDPSPSPDSESGRDLTREVIRRIKPTPVHALFMDCTHDNETPAQKRDARDTLPNAALVSMCSSATGSVMGYDEVYPRLIDLVSETRLYTSESSRSGPIKVGRGKNGIAGVKKLLNQIHTLMGKDGYDETHIHHEEEYITVHRVHPESRKGYFLIAHTAFPGYGNGNGALTPVHLAGTRAQHLGSWTLEVDASAEATAKAVNDSHFLVGLPSRVIDIAGVDVDSQGEDTVLTVRDNFPPGSIALFETWIPAAEHSTGLDTYVTSGAKAAWSQLNLIDLNFLMYRCEAEELDSNGGRDGTYNVPGHGKLVYAGLQGWWSLMKSIIRENNLAHPLCQNLRQGTWSLDYIVGRVQKMSETEGNEQLARPATWLSERFDAIRTIPSFLLPRYFGLVLRTAYTASRDRALELMGENIEKAQWFIQNLALVSVQQTGYVKSASLWPNKAVPSIAAGLPHFAVEWARCWGRDVFISIRGLYLGTGRFDEAKEHILAFASVLKHGMIPNLLSSGDAPRYNSRDSIWFFLQTIQDFIRYAPEGVDLLRSIVKRRFLPYDDTWFPTQDPRAYSKESTIEEIIQEALQRHATGMKYREANAGSQIDSQMKDEGFNQDIHVDWETGIVFGGNQSNCGTWMDKMGESERAGSKGVPGTPRDGAAIEITGLLYSTLSWLSELNEQGKYAYSSVKTAAGTSVSFKDWAGRIKANFERCYFVPLSSKDDYKYDVNPAIINRRGIYKDLYKSGKEYEDYQFRANFPIAMAVAPSLFDPGHAMHALCLADSVLRGPTGMATLDPADLNYRPYYRNSEDSEDFATSKGRNYHQGPEWLWPTGFFLRALLKFDLMRRTTPEGRTEAFQQVTRRLAGCKKMIEESPWAGLTELTQKNGEYCPDSSPTQAWSAGCLIDLYMDGREEQQKQQ
- the dotC_1 gene encoding Efflux pump dotC, producing the protein MSELTAAERVLHDQANLLPRRKLIPVLCVLAIPSMISFIDQNGISTALPTIAAELNAKDTISWAGTSSLIANTTFTMLYGRLSDIFGRKNIYVTAVALLALADLMCGMSRNVTMFYIFRGVAGIGGGGIVNLSMIIVSDVVTLEERGKYQGIISSMVGVGSATGPFIAAAFVSRYTWRGFFYLLAPLSALSCLVAIIFLPSKPPTAGFTESMKKVDWLGLFTSSVAVIFLLIPISGGGAYFPWDSPMVIAMLAIGTLFFIAFVIIEWKVAALPMMPISMFKNPVIVVILIQTFLLGLVYQSFVYYVPLYLQNARQFSIMTSALIFCPTVGIQSVSGILAGYWIARYKRYGIVIKCGFGLWLLGAGLTLIYDRQTNPGAIVAPLIILGIGVGLVLQPTLVALQAHSPKSRRAVIISNRNFNRCSGGAAGLAISAAVLQVVLRNSLPPEYAYLGHSSFDLPDVPGGIPSSVLDAYMSASYAVFVLQVPLVGICFLGTFLIKDKGLAFADEPKVQEDQGVGETDLESGPSSSGSSVMEKGTNNVASTGRNTVKRGESGVRVTVSSKDMTDKRP